From Pelmatolapia mariae isolate MD_Pm_ZW linkage group LG22, Pm_UMD_F_2, whole genome shotgun sequence, a single genomic window includes:
- the LOC135933605 gene encoding nucleolar protein dao-5-like isoform X2: MDCSTADLHANVAHDSPDVSSSSDEDLVPLSKLLMRQQSDEKESCDNTRSLSSNSNNKSKKDKASDGSSDDEPLVKMKTSLAPPKKQEKKENTPPKSNSTNNKNTDEDSDNEPLIKIAKMSLKAVKKPPSVPTKKTAGRKKKESLGKDDSSDDEPLSQVAKKPQSRHERKAAAEKASPVTKSKRNAAKKKVKYTEMSTDSSDDEPLAAIKRKSSKHKDSSSDDDAPLVDLVAKKRKPVKKSPKKSTVTRGRASNKRKEVSDDSSDEEPLINLVKKPRAIKKPKTKAPTLKKKSTPSRSPRKKPGNSSDGKPLQAAKHPQVTKTLTILLERCDAGHAGAAGSLKKASKGEKHVAEKPEEEDSAGSEESSEEE, encoded by the exons ATGGACTGTAGCACCGCTGACCTGCACGCTAACGTGGCACACGACTCTCCAG ATGTGAGCTCCAGCAGTGATGAGGACTTAGTGCCTCTATCAAAGCTGCTGATGAGGCAACAGAGTGATGAGAAGGAGTCATGCGACAATACCCGCAGCTTATCCTCCAACTCCAACAATAAATCAAAAAAGGACAAAG CTTCAGATGGCTCCTCGGATGATGAGCCGCTAGTAAAGATGAAGACAAGCCTTGCACCACCTaagaaacaagagaaaaaggaaaacacaccaCCCAAATCTAACAGCACAAATAACAAGAACACAG ACGAAGACTCTGACAATGAGCCTTTGATAAAAATTGCCAAAATGTCCTTGAAAGCTGTGAAAAAACCTCCCTCAGTTCCAACCAAAAAAACTGCTGGTAGAAAGAAGAAAG AGTCACTGGGCAAGGACGACAGCTCCGATGATGAGCCTCTGAGTCAAGTTGCCAAGAAACCTCAGTCACGGCACGAGAGAAAAGCAGCTGCTGAAAAAGCAAGCCCAGTTACCAAATCCAAAAGAAATGCTGCAAAGAAAAAGG TGAAATATACTGAGATGTCCACTGACAGCTCAGATGATGAGCCACTGGCAGCGATAAAGAGGAAGTCATCGAAACATAAAG ACAGCAGCTCAGATGATGATGCGCCCCTTGTGGACCTCGTTGCCAAGAAAAGGAAGCCAGTGAAGAAAAGCCCAAAGAAGAGCACCGTGACACGAGGGCGAGCATCAAACAAGAGAAAAG AAGTCAGTGATGATAGCTCAGATGAAGAACCGTTGATTAATCTTGTGAAAAAACCTCGTGCTatcaaaaaacccaaaacaaaggCTCCCACTCTGAAGAAGAAGAGCACACCTTCTAGGAGTCCAAGAAAGAAGCCAG GTAACAGTTCAGATGGCAAACCACTGCAGGCAGCTAAGCATCCACAAGTGACCAAAACCCTGACAATCCTACTAGAGAGGTGCGATGCTGGACACGCTGGGGCAGCAGGAAGCCTAAAGAAAGCCAGCAAAG GAGAAAAACATGTTGCTGAAAAACCAGAGGAGGAGGACTCGGCCGGCTCAGAGGAATCTTCAGAAGAAGAATAA
- the LOC135933605 gene encoding hepatoma-derived growth factor-related protein 2-like isoform X3, translating to MDCSTADLHANVAHDSPDVSSSSDEDLVPLSKLLMRQQSDEKESCDNTRSLSSNSNNKSKKDKASDGSSDDEPLVKMKTSLAPPKKQEKKENTPPKSNSTNNKNTESLGKDDSSDDEPLSQVAKKPQSRHERKAAAEKASPVTKSKRNAAKKKVKYTEMSTDSSDDEPLAAIKRKSSKHKDSSSDDDAPLVDLVAKKRKPVKKSPKKSTVTRGRASNKRKAEVSDDSSDEEPLINLVKKPRAIKKPKTKAPTLKKKSTPSRSPRKKPGNSSDGKPLQAAKHPQVTKTLTILLERCDAGHAGAAGSLKKASKGEKHVAEKPEEEDSAGSEESSEEE from the exons ATGGACTGTAGCACCGCTGACCTGCACGCTAACGTGGCACACGACTCTCCAG ATGTGAGCTCCAGCAGTGATGAGGACTTAGTGCCTCTATCAAAGCTGCTGATGAGGCAACAGAGTGATGAGAAGGAGTCATGCGACAATACCCGCAGCTTATCCTCCAACTCCAACAATAAATCAAAAAAGGACAAAG CTTCAGATGGCTCCTCGGATGATGAGCCGCTAGTAAAGATGAAGACAAGCCTTGCACCACCTaagaaacaagagaaaaaggaaaacacaccaCCCAAATCTAACAGCACAAATAACAAGAACACAG AGTCACTGGGCAAGGACGACAGCTCCGATGATGAGCCTCTGAGTCAAGTTGCCAAGAAACCTCAGTCACGGCACGAGAGAAAAGCAGCTGCTGAAAAAGCAAGCCCAGTTACCAAATCCAAAAGAAATGCTGCAAAGAAAAAGG TGAAATATACTGAGATGTCCACTGACAGCTCAGATGATGAGCCACTGGCAGCGATAAAGAGGAAGTCATCGAAACATAAAG ACAGCAGCTCAGATGATGATGCGCCCCTTGTGGACCTCGTTGCCAAGAAAAGGAAGCCAGTGAAGAAAAGCCCAAAGAAGAGCACCGTGACACGAGGGCGAGCATCAAACAAGAGAAAAG CAGAAGTCAGTGATGATAGCTCAGATGAAGAACCGTTGATTAATCTTGTGAAAAAACCTCGTGCTatcaaaaaacccaaaacaaaggCTCCCACTCTGAAGAAGAAGAGCACACCTTCTAGGAGTCCAAGAAAGAAGCCAG GTAACAGTTCAGATGGCAAACCACTGCAGGCAGCTAAGCATCCACAAGTGACCAAAACCCTGACAATCCTACTAGAGAGGTGCGATGCTGGACACGCTGGGGCAGCAGGAAGCCTAAAGAAAGCCAGCAAAG GAGAAAAACATGTTGCTGAAAAACCAGAGGAGGAGGACTCGGCCGGCTCAGAGGAATCTTCAGAAGAAGAATAA
- the LOC135933605 gene encoding hepatoma-derived growth factor-related protein 2-like isoform X1, translating into MDCSTADLHANVAHDSPDVSSSSDEDLVPLSKLLMRQQSDEKESCDNTRSLSSNSNNKSKKDKASDGSSDDEPLVKMKTSLAPPKKQEKKENTPPKSNSTNNKNTDEDSDNEPLIKIAKMSLKAVKKPPSVPTKKTAGRKKKESLGKDDSSDDEPLSQVAKKPQSRHERKAAAEKASPVTKSKRNAAKKKVKYTEMSTDSSDDEPLAAIKRKSSKHKDSSSDDDAPLVDLVAKKRKPVKKSPKKSTVTRGRASNKRKAEVSDDSSDEEPLINLVKKPRAIKKPKTKAPTLKKKSTPSRSPRKKPGNSSDGKPLQAAKHPQVTKTLTILLERCDAGHAGAAGSLKKASKGEKHVAEKPEEEDSAGSEESSEEE; encoded by the exons ATGGACTGTAGCACCGCTGACCTGCACGCTAACGTGGCACACGACTCTCCAG ATGTGAGCTCCAGCAGTGATGAGGACTTAGTGCCTCTATCAAAGCTGCTGATGAGGCAACAGAGTGATGAGAAGGAGTCATGCGACAATACCCGCAGCTTATCCTCCAACTCCAACAATAAATCAAAAAAGGACAAAG CTTCAGATGGCTCCTCGGATGATGAGCCGCTAGTAAAGATGAAGACAAGCCTTGCACCACCTaagaaacaagagaaaaaggaaaacacaccaCCCAAATCTAACAGCACAAATAACAAGAACACAG ACGAAGACTCTGACAATGAGCCTTTGATAAAAATTGCCAAAATGTCCTTGAAAGCTGTGAAAAAACCTCCCTCAGTTCCAACCAAAAAAACTGCTGGTAGAAAGAAGAAAG AGTCACTGGGCAAGGACGACAGCTCCGATGATGAGCCTCTGAGTCAAGTTGCCAAGAAACCTCAGTCACGGCACGAGAGAAAAGCAGCTGCTGAAAAAGCAAGCCCAGTTACCAAATCCAAAAGAAATGCTGCAAAGAAAAAGG TGAAATATACTGAGATGTCCACTGACAGCTCAGATGATGAGCCACTGGCAGCGATAAAGAGGAAGTCATCGAAACATAAAG ACAGCAGCTCAGATGATGATGCGCCCCTTGTGGACCTCGTTGCCAAGAAAAGGAAGCCAGTGAAGAAAAGCCCAAAGAAGAGCACCGTGACACGAGGGCGAGCATCAAACAAGAGAAAAG CAGAAGTCAGTGATGATAGCTCAGATGAAGAACCGTTGATTAATCTTGTGAAAAAACCTCGTGCTatcaaaaaacccaaaacaaaggCTCCCACTCTGAAGAAGAAGAGCACACCTTCTAGGAGTCCAAGAAAGAAGCCAG GTAACAGTTCAGATGGCAAACCACTGCAGGCAGCTAAGCATCCACAAGTGACCAAAACCCTGACAATCCTACTAGAGAGGTGCGATGCTGGACACGCTGGGGCAGCAGGAAGCCTAAAGAAAGCCAGCAAAG GAGAAAAACATGTTGCTGAAAAACCAGAGGAGGAGGACTCGGCCGGCTCAGAGGAATCTTCAGAAGAAGAATAA